TCCAGAACTTCCTGGTTGGGAATCTGCCGCACCAGCTCACCGGTGTCCTTATTCACCACGCGAACGACTGTCATTCCGCTGTCTTCGTCAATTCGAAAATGCAGTTCCCGTCGCACCGTCTGAACGTGATCTTCCAGCCGGGCGACTGCTTCGCCAATATCCCGCGACCGCCGGGGCGACTGCACCTGGTCCAACACGTCGTTAGCAGGACTGTGTTGTGAGGGGTCACGGGAATTGTGGGCGGGCGCGCTGGCCTCCACCCGGAATCGTGGGTCGAGCATGATGGTCATGGGCTCATCCCTGTTGTTGGGCCAACGTCCGGCAGGTCGGGCCTGGCAAAACCGGGAGGGCTCGAGAGCCGCCGGTCACGCTCGCTGGGTCCGCACCGCGCGCTGGCTGAGGTACCGCTTGAACACAAGGCGAAGGCGGGCCGGGGGAAACCCCGACCCGCCTCGCCGCCCACGGGATGAATGTCCCGCAGCCTCATTACCGCAACAGCGACAGTACGTTCTGTGGCTGCTGATTGGCCTGTGACAACATCGCGATGCCAGCCTGCTGCAGGATTTGCGCCCGCGACAGCATGGCGGTCTCGGCCGCGAAGTCAGCGTCCTGGATACGCGAGCGCGCCGCCGAGACGTTTTCTGCCGTGGCCTGGTTGCTGGCCACCACCGAGCTGAAGCGGTTCTGCACCGCACCCAGCGCGGCGCGCAGGTCGTCGACGAATGACAAGGCTCCGTCCACCACCGCCAAGGCTGCACTGGCGCCGGCCTGGGTGCCCACGCT
The DNA window shown above is from Immundisolibacter sp. and carries:
- a CDS encoding flagellar protein FlaG yields the protein MTIMLDPRFRVEASAPAHNSRDPSQHSPANDVLDQVQSPRRSRDIGEAVARLEDHVQTVRRELHFRIDEDSGMTVVRVVNKDTGELVRQIPNQEVLDLAEHLQDNAGALLRGTV